The Candidatus Methylomirabilis sp. DNA window GGAGAAGATGGGGCAGTTCGCCCGGGCGGCCGGCCTCTACGAGAAGGCGGGGGACCTGGCCGCGGCCGCCCGCTGCCACGAGCGGGCCGGCGAGTTCCGGAAGGCAGCCGCCCTGATGGGCCGGTTGGATCGCCTGGAGGAGGCGGCCGCCCTGCTGGAGCGGGCCGGCGAGGCGCGGGGCGCTGCGGAGCTGCTGGAGCAAGTGGTGAAGCGTCAGCGGGCGGGGGGGCGGGGCCACCTCCACTCGGAGGGCCAGGCAGCTATCGAGGAGATGGCTCGCCGCTGCGCCGCCCTCTACCTGAAGGCCGGGGCTCCGGAGCTTGCCGCGCGGGTCCTCAGGGAGGCCGGGGCGGAGCGTGAGGCGGCCGACTGCTTCGCCCAGGCAGGCAAGCTGCGCGAGGCCCTCGACCTCTACAAGAAGCATCGGCTGTTCGGGAAGGCCCGTCAGGTGGCCGAAGCGCTCGGCGCGAGCGACGAGGTGGAGCTGATCCGGGGGGAGGAACTTCTGGAGGAGGGGCGGCCCGCCGAGGCCGCCGCCGCCTTCGCCAAAGGGACGGCCTACTTCCGGGCTGGCGAGCTGTACGCCGGGCTGCAGGAGTACGAGAAGGCCGGGGAGATGTTCACCCTGGCGGGGGACCTGGACCAGGCGGCGGAGATGTTCGGGAATTCGGGGGACCCCGCGAAGGCCGGCGCCGCCTTCGAGCGGGCCCGACGCTTCACCGAGGCCGCCCAGTTCTACCGACAGGCCGGCGATGGTGCCAAGGCGGTCGCCGCGCACGCGGCGGCGGGGGAGCACTCCGAGGCCGGGATGCTGTTGAAGGAGCAGGGCGATCTCGAGGGCGCCGTGGCCGCCCTGCAGCAGGTGCCGGCCGCCTCAGAGCGTTTCCTCGAGGCGACCGCCGCCCTCGGCGAGATCTTCCTGGAGACGGAGATGTACGGCCTGGCGAAGGAAAAACTGGAGGGCGCCGTGGCCGCCCATCCGATCAGCACGGCGACCCTGGACCTCTACTACCTGCTGGCCCTCGCCCACGAAAAGAGCGGCGAGGCGCAGGCGGCCCTCGCCCTCTACGAGAAGGTCATGGCCTTCCAGCTCACCTACCGGGATGTCCAGACCCGGACCGCCGCCCTGCAGGAGCGGCGGGCCGGGGCCGTGACCCAGAGTGTCCCGCGGCCCGCGGCGGACCAGCCGGAACGGTACAAGATCATCCGGGAGTTGGGGCGGGGTGGCATGGGGCTCGTCTACCTGGCCGAGGACAGCCTCCTGAAGCGTCCCGTCGCCTACAAGGTTCTCCCGACCGCGATCCAGGCGAGCGCGAAGGGGGTAGAGGAGTTCCTCGGGGAGGCGCGGATCGTCGCCTCGCTGCTGCACCCCAACATCGTCACCCTCTACGATGCCGGGGACACCGGGCAGGGTCTCTATCTCGTCATGGAATACGTGGATGGGGAGACCCTGATGGCCCTTCTCGGGAAGCGGCCGCGCTTCGGGCTGCGCGAGGTGCTCTACGTGGCCCAGAAGGTGGGGGCCGGGTTGGCGCACGCCCACGCCCGCGGGGTGGTACACGGCGACATCACGCCGGCGAACATCATGGTGAGCAAAAGCCGCGCGGTGAAGATCATGGACTTCGGGCTGGCCAAGACCCGGGAGCGGGCGGTGGCGGCCACCACCACGATCCGGGGTACCCCCCCCTACATGGCCCCGGAGCAGATCCAGGGGAAGGGCATGGGCGCGCAGAGCGACCTGTATGCCCTGGCCTGCACGCTCTACCACATGGCGACGGGGGCCCCCCCCTTTACGGAGGGGGAGGTTCTCTACCATCACCTCCACACTCCGGCGCCGTCTCCTTCCACCCGTGTCCCGGACCTCCCGGAGGGCTTCAGCCGCGCCCTCCAGCGCTGCCTGGAGAAGGAGCCCGCGAAGCGGCCCCAGGGGGTCCGGGAGTTCCTGGCTGAGATCCTCCCCCGTCCCGCCTCCGCGAGCCGCTAGGGCTGCACGGCGTCCCTCCGCGTCCGTCCCCCTCACTGCACCGAGACTTCCCGCAGCGCCGCAGCCGCCTCCTCGGGCGGCAGCGGGTTCTCGTAGAACTCCTCCTCCCGGTGCAGGCGGGCGAGGCGGGCCGTCCGGGGGAGGATCTCCAGGTGCCAGTGGAAGTCCTGCCCGAGCGTGGTCCACTCCCCGGCCGGCCGCTCCGCCAGCTCGTTGGGGGCATCGTGGAGGACTAGGTTGTAGTCCGGCACCAGAGGCTCGAGACGGGCCAGCGTCCGGCGGAGCAGGGCGGCCAAGCCGGGGAGACCCGCCTCCCCGTCCGGGGCGCAGCGGGCGAAGGCGTGCTGGTGACGGCGGGGGAAGAGCCAGATCTCGTACGGGAAGCGGGGCGCGAAGGGGCAGAAGGCGACGAAGGTGGGACTCACCTCCACGAGCCTGCGGCCATCCCGCAGTTCCTGGTGGAGCATGTCGCAGGCGAGGCAACGCTCCTTGTAGTCGAAGTGCTGCTTCGCCCAGCGCAGCTCCTGCTCCAGCCGCCGGGGGATCACCGGAGTCGCGACCAGGTGGGAATGGGGGTGGTCGATGAGGGAGCCGGCCAGCGGGCCCTGGTTGCGGAAGAGGAGGACGTAGCGGAACCGGGGGTCCCGGTGCAGGCCGCTCACGCGCGCCTGGATGAGCCGGAAGACGTCGGCGAGCTCGGCATCGTGGAACTGGGGGGGGCGCCGGCCGTGCTCGCGGCACTCGACGATGACCTCATGGGCCCCCACGTTGCGCATCCGGTCGTAGAGGCCTTCCCCGGTGCGGTCGAGAGGACCCTCGATCCGGAAGACGGGGGAGCGGTCTGCGAAGCAGCGGACGCGCCAGGCCCCGTCGGGACCCGCAATGGCGGCGATGGTGGGAGGGGTCTCCCCCTCACGGCCGGGGCAGAAGGGGCAGCCCTCCGAGGCCTGCTTCCCCTCCGGCTCCTGAGGGGCCTTCCCGACCAGGATCCAGGCCCGGGTGGTGGGATCCAGGCGCATCTCGCGGCCGCCGCCGCTCACGGGAGCGCGTCCCGCCCCGCACGCAGGCCACGCTGGAGGAGGGCCTCCAGGATGGCCTCGAGGGACTCGGTGCGCGCGGCGGCTTCACCCTGCAGGGCCTTCACGAGGTCGGCGGGGAGGAAGAGGACGAGACGCTTGCGGGGGCCGGAGCGGCCCCGGCGCCGGCCGCGGCGGACGGCGCGGGGCGCGCGGCCCCCCCGGCGAGAACGCGGCGGCGGAGGGGGCATGGCACCTCTCGGGGAGAGTGCGAGTGGCCGGGCCGAACCCCGTCGGGGGCATGCTATTACAGACGGGGAAGTGCCGCAATGCCGGAGGCGGAGGCGGGGGGCAGGTGCGGCAGAGCGCGGAGAGGAGGTGCCGCTACCGGGCCAGGATGGGCTGGAGGAACTGTCGCAGGGCGGTCGCCTCCTGCGCACCGATGTTGCCGAAGGTCACTCCCATCCCCGGTTGGAACCCGTTGCTGCTGCGGAGGCTGTTCTGCCAGACGACGTGGCTCGACAGGTACAGGGGGCGCTGGCTCCCGGGGAGGGTGAGGTGCAGGAGAAGCTCCTCGCCGGCGGCGGAAGGGGTGGGCGTGGCGAGGAAGGCGCCGGTCGCGCTCAGGTTCAGCGTCGTGGCCGGCTGAAAGGTCTCTCCCAGCATCACCTGGACGCCCAGCCGGACGGGCAAGCGCGGACTGCGCTGGACCTGGGCCCTCTCGCCGAGGGACCTCAGGAGATCGGCGAACGTGAACTCGGTGATGTCCTCCAGGAACCGGAGCCCGTGGGGAACGACGATCCCCAGGTCTGTTCGGCGCGTCGGCCCGGCCCAGACCACGCGGGTCCGCAGGGAGTGCTCCCCGGCAAGCGAGACCGTGACGGGCGTTGGTGGCTTGAGGAGGGTCGGCAGGAGCAAGCGCAGGCCCCCGCAGCCCACCGTGTCGACCTTCCCGTCCAGCGGGACCGTCCGGTCGCGGGAGAGCAGGGCCGTGCAGCGGCTCGGGAGGTACATCTGCGTGCGGGGGTGGCGCCGCGCGAACATCGGGCTCATGACTGCCTCCTCTATGGAACCGCAGGATGGGGACTATGAAAAAGATGACAGGATCCGCCAGCAGCAAAGCCGGTGCCAGGCCCCCCCTCTTCGCGCGGGACCTGAAGCTCCAGAGGGTAAGTCCTGGGAAGATCGGGGGGCAGCGACAGGGATCATTCCCCCCGCATTCCAGGCGGTGGGGATCGCCGTTCCGCTCCGGGGGGGAAAACTCCCAATGTGCGTGTTATGATGCGGACCGGCCGGAGCGGCCACGCACAGGGGAGAGAAAGGGGCGGCGATGCAGCGGACGGCGGGTGCAGTGGTGGTCGGCGCCGGCGTGATGGGGGCGAGTGTCGCCTTTCACCTCGCCCGGGCTGGGGTGCGCCAGGTCCTCGTCCTGGAGAAGACGGGGATCGCGGCCGGCGGCACCGGGAAGTCTGCGGCCTTCATCCGGATGCACTACACGAACGAGCCGGAAGCCCGGATGGCCATCGCTTCCTTCCCCGTCTACCAGCACTGGGGGGACGCCGTCGGCGGGGACTGCGGCTTCACCCGAACCGGCTTCGTCATGACCGTCCTGCCGGAGGACGCCGAGGCGCTCCGGCGGAACGTCGCGATGCTCCAGGGCCTCGGGGCCAAGACGGAGGTGCTGACCGCCGCGGAGGTGAAAGCCGCGGCTCCGGCTCTGGCGACGGAGGACCTGGCCCTCGCCGCTTATGAGCCCGAGAGTGGGTACGCCGATCCCATCGCCACGACGCGGGCCTTCCTGGAGCAGGCCCAGGCCCGTGGAGCACGCCTCGAGGTGGGCGCGGAGGTCCTGGCGCTTCGGACCCGGGCGGGCCGGATCGCGGGGGTGGAGACGACCCGGGGACCGGTGGACGCCCCGACCGTCGTCCTCCTGACCGGCCCCTGGACCCCCCGGCTCCTGCGAACGGCCGGGGCCGAGCTGCACATCACCCCGCACCGGGCTCAGCTCGCCGCCTTCCGCAGGCCGCCCCTGCTGGCGGCGGGCCACCCCACGGTCATCGATGGGGCGGTCGGTGCCTATTTCCGGCCGGCCCGGGACGACCTCACCCTGGTCGGGGTCGGCCTCTGGAACGGGCAAGGGCCGGCCGATCCGGACGCGTACGAACAGGCGAACGACCCGGAGTTCCTCCTGGTCGCCCGGGCGAAGCTCGCCCGCCGTCTTCCGGCAATGGGGGACGCCCCCTACGTTCGGGGCCACGCCGGCATCTACGACATGAGCCCGGACACCCGGGCGATTCTGGACGAGGTGCCGACCGTCCGGGGTCTCTTCGTCGCGGCCGGCTTCAGCGGGACCGGGTTCAAGAAGGCCCCTGCCGTCGGGGCCTGCCTGAGCGAGCTGATCCTGGACGGGCGCGCCCGGACGGTGGATCTCCGGCCGTTCCGGTGGAGCCGCTATGCGGAGGGCGACCCGATCCGCGGCCAGCACGAGTACCGCCTGCCGGCCGATTTCGGCCACAAGATCTAGCCAGACCCCCCCGAAACACCGACGCCCACGGGCTGTTCGGCCCGGGGGCGTGGGCGGCCTTGGGAATGAGGCCTACAGGTCCTGGGGCTTCAGGGTCTTCCGCTTGTTGTCCAGGCAGCGCCGCTCGGCCCCGACGAGGAGTTCGCGCACCTTCCGGTCCAGGGCAGCGTAGAAGTCACTGGCGACGTTGCACTTCTTGACGGCGTCCTTCGTCCGGCTCTTGGAGATGATGAGATCGCCCCCCTTGCCTGCCCGCTTCGCCATCCGTCATCCCTCCTTCGCAAAGGTGTGGGAGCCAAAAACCCGCCCCTGTATACCCCACGGCGCCGGGACTTGTAAAGCCCCTTGCGGACGCCTTGCGTCCACCGGCCGCCTCCGGTAGACTAAGGCCCTTCACCGAGGGTCGACGCTGATGCGCGGGAGTTCTCTTCGCCTCCAGATGCGATTCCACCACTACCGGGCGGTGGGCTGGGTCCTGGCCGACGGGCCCCTGAGCCGCGGCTACACGGCCGTCGTCACCCAAGATGGCTGCCCGGGTTGCCTCGTCTGCCAGCGGACGACCGAGTGGTTCATGGAGTTTGCCCGCCTGGCCCGGGTCCTCATCGGGATCAACATTCGGGACTGCCTGCACTGGGGGCATCTGCAGGATAACCCCCAGCCCCTCATCGTCCCAGCCTCAAACCTCCAGGGGTGCAACCGGGCCACCCTCGCGCGCCTTCGGGAGGCCTACACCGCGCTCGAGGAGCCGGAGCGTCCGGTGCTGGACGAGGTCTGGTCGCGCGACCGGAACCTCTCCCAGCGCGACCGCTTCGAGGACCGCCTGGCCATCTTGGCCCGGATGGTGGAGCTGTGGGAAGACGGACAGTACATCGGCTGGCCGAGCTAGCCGCTCCCCGCCGCTCCTCGCGCCCGGGGCGCCGCCGGCCGCCCGGGTCGCTCCGGGGATTCCTGAAAGGAAGCCCGTGCGCGTGACCGAACCGCAGACCCGGCTCGCAGAGGTCGAGGCGCTCGTCCAGCGCTTCCCGGACCTGCCGGCGGAGGCCCTCGTCAAGGAGGACCTCCTGCGCACGGGGCTCGCCTTCAGCGAGGACGCCCTTCGGATCGCG harbors:
- a CDS encoding galactose-1-phosphate uridylyltransferase; amino-acid sequence: MSGGGREMRLDPTTRAWILVGKAPQEPEGKQASEGCPFCPGREGETPPTIAAIAGPDGAWRVRCFADRSPVFRIEGPLDRTGEGLYDRMRNVGAHEVIVECREHGRRPPQFHDAELADVFRLIQARVSGLHRDPRFRYVLLFRNQGPLAGSLIDHPHSHLVATPVIPRRLEQELRWAKQHFDYKERCLACDMLHQELRDGRRLVEVSPTFVAFCPFAPRFPYEIWLFPRRHQHAFARCAPDGEAGLPGLAALLRRTLARLEPLVPDYNLVLHDAPNELAERPAGEWTTLGQDFHWHLEILPRTARLARLHREEEFYENPLPPEEAAAALREVSVQ
- a CDS encoding DUF1931 domain-containing protein, translated to MAKRAGKGGDLIISKSRTKDAVKKCNVASDFYAALDRKVRELLVGAERRCLDNKRKTLKPQDL
- a CDS encoding FAD-binding oxidoreductase — encoded protein: MQRTAGAVVVGAGVMGASVAFHLARAGVRQVLVLEKTGIAAGGTGKSAAFIRMHYTNEPEARMAIASFPVYQHWGDAVGGDCGFTRTGFVMTVLPEDAEALRRNVAMLQGLGAKTEVLTAAEVKAAAPALATEDLALAAYEPESGYADPIATTRAFLEQAQARGARLEVGAEVLALRTRAGRIAGVETTRGPVDAPTVVLLTGPWTPRLLRTAGAELHITPHRAQLAAFRRPPLLAAGHPTVIDGAVGAYFRPARDDLTLVGVGLWNGQGPADPDAYEQANDPEFLLVARAKLARRLPAMGDAPYVRGHAGIYDMSPDTRAILDEVPTVRGLFVAAGFSGTGFKKAPAVGACLSELILDGRARTVDLRPFRWSRYAEGDPIRGQHEYRLPADFGHKI
- a CDS encoding protein kinase, producing the protein EKMGQFARAAGLYEKAGDLAAAARCHERAGEFRKAAALMGRLDRLEEAAALLERAGEARGAAELLEQVVKRQRAGGRGHLHSEGQAAIEEMARRCAALYLKAGAPELAARVLREAGAEREAADCFAQAGKLREALDLYKKHRLFGKARQVAEALGASDEVELIRGEELLEEGRPAEAAAAFAKGTAYFRAGELYAGLQEYEKAGEMFTLAGDLDQAAEMFGNSGDPAKAGAAFERARRFTEAAQFYRQAGDGAKAVAAHAAAGEHSEAGMLLKEQGDLEGAVAALQQVPAASERFLEATAALGEIFLETEMYGLAKEKLEGAVAAHPISTATLDLYYLLALAHEKSGEAQAALALYEKVMAFQLTYRDVQTRTAALQERRAGAVTQSVPRPAADQPERYKIIRELGRGGMGLVYLAEDSLLKRPVAYKVLPTAIQASAKGVEEFLGEARIVASLLHPNIVTLYDAGDTGQGLYLVMEYVDGETLMALLGKRPRFGLREVLYVAQKVGAGLAHAHARGVVHGDITPANIMVSKSRAVKIMDFGLAKTRERAVAATTTIRGTPPYMAPEQIQGKGMGAQSDLYALACTLYHMATGAPPFTEGEVLYHHLHTPAPSPSTRVPDLPEGFSRALQRCLEKEPAKRPQGVREFLAEILPRPASASR
- a CDS encoding PilZ domain-containing protein, whose translation is MSPMFARRHPRTQMYLPSRCTALLSRDRTVPLDGKVDTVGCGGLRLLLPTLLKPPTPVTVSLAGEHSLRTRVVWAGPTRRTDLGIVVPHGLRFLEDITEFTFADLLRSLGERAQVQRSPRLPVRLGVQVMLGETFQPATTLNLSATGAFLATPTPSAAGEELLLHLTLPGSQRPLYLSSHVVWQNSLRSSNGFQPGMGVTFGNIGAQEATALRQFLQPILAR